One Triticum dicoccoides isolate Atlit2015 ecotype Zavitan chromosome 5B, WEW_v2.0, whole genome shotgun sequence genomic window carries:
- the LOC119308554 gene encoding uncharacterized protein LOC119308554, which translates to MRSCVNAVCVNFLRSKNQKRAISSAKAMSPPAVLVSNGAVSPHAPPSAAAFLESTPGAYTTARASSTGLILWWPRHLLRLADSARLLAQSRPHLLGLPAKPPGALSTAPIEPLVNQSVRVGVHEMRSRMLALGECCPGEDMALTALVRAGGAADGLEVCVHLGVYVPPVFGDAGAKLAVAGSGREAAAAKYAPWARMRKSMEKMRPPGATELLLTNDGDHLLEGSVTNFFVVCQKEERQSKEPLSVQTMANKFEVQTAPLRDGVLPGIMRQIVIEECHDLGIPVREVSPSWSKRELWEEAFVTSSLRLIQHVGTVQAPLLWEDIETKTWRDVSWAVKQFQGAGHITTLIQRKISERAITEEYDINYFL; encoded by the exons ATGAGATCATGTGTCAACGCCGTCTGTGTCAATTTCCTCCGCTCAAAAAACCAAAAACGAGCAATTTCCTCAGCAAAAGCCATGTCGCCGCCGGCCGTCCTGGTTTCCAACGGCGCCGTCTCCCCGCACGCTCCTCCTTCCGCGGCTGCTTTCCTCGAGTCCACTCCGGGCGCCTACACTACCGCGCGCGCATCCTCCACAGGCCTCATCCTCTGGTGGCCACGccacctcctccgcctcgccgACTCCGCGCGCCTCCTCGCCCAATCCCGTCCCCACCTCCTCGGCCTCCCTGCAAAGCCGCCGGGTGCCCTCTCCACAGCGCCCATCGAGCCTCTCGTTAACCAATCCGTGCGGGTCGGCGTCCACGAGATGCGGAGCCGGATGCTGGCGCTTGGGGAGTGCTGCCCGGGGGAAGATATGGCGCTCACAGCGTTGGTTCGAGCTGGTGGGGCGGCGGATGGGCTGGAGGTATGCGTCCACCTGGGTGTGTACGTGCCTCCGGTGTTCGGGGACGCCGGGGCGAAGCTTGCAGTGGCCGGGAGCGGaagggaggccgccgccgccaagtaCGCTCCTTGGGCCAGGATGAGGAAGAGTATGGAGAAGATGAGGCCTCCTGGAGCCACGGAGCTCTTGCTGACCAACGATGGGGATCATCTTCTTGAAGGCAGTGTTACAAACTTCTTCGTCGTCTGCCAGAAG GAGGAACGTCAGTCAAAGGAACCCTTGTCTGTTCAAACAATGGCAAATAAGTTTGAAGTACAAACAGCTCCACTAAGAGATGGAGTTCTCCCTGGAATTATGCGCCAGATAGTCATTGA GGAGTGCCATGATCTTGGGATCCCAGTACGTGAGGTCTCACCGTCATGGTCCAAGCGTGAACTTTGGGAAGAAGCCTTTGTTACAA GTAGCTTAAGGCTTATCCAGCACGTGGGGACAGTTCAAGCACCTTTACTATGGGAGGACATAGAAACAAAAACCTGGAGGGATGTATCTTGGGCGGTGAAGCAATTTCAG GGCGCTGGACACATCACCACACTGATACAG AGGAAAATATCGGAGAGAGCAATAACTGAGGAATATGACATAAACTATTTCTTGTGA